A window of the Nisaea acidiphila genome harbors these coding sequences:
- the gltB gene encoding glutamate synthase large subunit, whose amino-acid sequence MTDMRQDEQFPIGGGAEFVAQWKANAARLEAAHAYNPADEHESCGVGFVASIDGTPRRDVVESAIQALQAIWHRGAVDADGKTGDGAGIHLQIPQDFFREHVERAGQPVGDGLIAVGMVFLPRTDLAAQERCRCIVEEEILSRGYKIYGWRQVPVNVDVIGEKANATRPEIEQIMVSGHEGVDEPSFERDLYLIRRRIERAALAENITDFYICSLSCRSVIYKGMFLAEQVTEFFPDLLDERFVSNFAIYHQRYSTNTFPAWRAAQPFRVLAHNGEINTLKGCWNWMRSHETRMAADSFGEAIEDVKPVIQDGSSDSSALDAVFELMVRAGRQLPMVKTMLIPEAVADGGSLSQELRDLYAYCNAVMEPWDGPAAIAAYGGRWVLGGMDRNGLRPMRYSITDNGLLIAGSETGMVKIKDKNIIEKGRLDPGEMIAVDLLEGKLYHDGELKEHLANSRPFGKWIKKSVKIDGLIKSHHEEKASLERDELRRRQVVSGWSLEEMELILQPMAEGGKEAIGSMGDDTPLAVLSEKYRGLHHFFRQNFSQVTNPPIDSLRERRVMTLRTRLGNLGNILDEAEEQCEHLLLESPVLSNAEFQAMRDYMGDTAEEIDCTFDVEGGESALAEAIDRIQREAEDAVRGGCTHVILSDKEISATRAAIPMILATGAVHSYLVRQQLRTFTSVNVRTGEALDVHYFCVLIGVGATTVNGYLAQEAIADRHARGLFGDKPLDECVASFRKAIQDGILKVMSKMGISVLSSYRGGYNFEAVGLSRSLVARFFPGMSSRISGLGLAGIQKKALEQHRKAFDDTVVTLPVGGLYRYRRQGERHAFDGPMMHTLQHAVATDSYHLYRKYANEIYAQKPINLRDLLGFKPTGEEVALEDVSSITEIRKRLVAPGISLGALSPEAHETLSIAMNRIGAKSDSGEGGEDPARFKPRANGDNPSSAIKQVASGRFGVTAEYLNNCRELEIKVAQGAKPGEGGQLPGIKVNSMIAKLRHSTEGVTLISPPPHHDIYSIEDLAQLIYDLKQINPDARVCVKLVASSGIGTIAAGVAKAKADTILISGHGGGTGASPQTSIKYAGIPWEMGLSEVHQVLTLNRLRHKVTLRVDGGFRTGRDVVIAAILGGEEFGIGTASLVAMGCIMVRQCHSNTCPVGVCTQDQSLRAKFDGTPEKVVNLFSFIAEEVREILAELGVRSLEEVIGRTDLLHQVSRGDPSLDDLDLNPILVRADSGGLPVMNAVEGRNEVPETLDAQMIKDAQPALEGGEKMQLTYNIANTLRAIGTSLSSRITRKYGMSGLQPGHITVRLRGSAGQSLGAFAVQGLKLEVFGDANDYVGKGLSGGSIVIRQMTAAQFASNENTIVGNTVLYGATAGQLFAAGQAGERFAVRNSGAEAVVEGCGSNGCEYMTGGTAVLLGRVGENFGAGMTGGMAFVYDSDGSFERNVNPESVIWQRIETDYWEASLKRLVQEHVEQTQSRFAERLLINWAQEVGEFWQVVPKEMVSRLPQPLSYTSREKRA is encoded by the coding sequence ATGACCGACATGAGACAGGACGAACAGTTTCCGATCGGCGGCGGCGCCGAATTCGTGGCCCAGTGGAAGGCCAACGCGGCCCGGCTGGAAGCCGCTCATGCCTACAATCCCGCGGATGAGCACGAATCCTGCGGCGTCGGATTCGTCGCCTCCATCGATGGCACGCCGCGCAGGGATGTCGTCGAGTCCGCGATCCAGGCGCTGCAGGCGATTTGGCACCGTGGCGCGGTCGATGCCGACGGCAAGACGGGCGACGGGGCGGGCATCCATCTTCAGATCCCGCAGGATTTCTTCCGCGAGCATGTCGAGCGTGCCGGTCAGCCGGTCGGCGACGGTCTGATCGCGGTCGGTATGGTGTTCCTGCCGCGCACCGACCTTGCCGCGCAGGAACGTTGCCGCTGCATCGTCGAGGAGGAGATCCTCTCGCGGGGCTACAAGATTTACGGTTGGCGCCAGGTTCCGGTGAATGTCGACGTGATCGGCGAGAAGGCGAACGCGACCCGCCCGGAAATCGAGCAGATCATGGTCTCCGGCCATGAGGGCGTGGACGAGCCGTCCTTCGAGCGCGATCTCTACCTGATCCGGCGCCGCATCGAGCGCGCCGCGCTGGCGGAGAACATCACCGATTTCTACATCTGTTCGCTCTCCTGCCGCTCGGTCATCTATAAAGGCATGTTCCTTGCCGAGCAGGTCACCGAGTTCTTCCCGGATCTGCTGGACGAGCGCTTCGTCTCCAACTTCGCGATCTATCACCAGCGTTACTCGACCAATACCTTTCCGGCCTGGCGCGCGGCGCAGCCCTTCCGGGTGCTGGCCCACAACGGCGAGATCAACACGCTGAAAGGCTGCTGGAACTGGATGCGCAGCCACGAGACGCGCATGGCGGCGGACTCGTTCGGCGAGGCGATCGAGGATGTGAAGCCGGTCATTCAGGACGGCAGCTCCGACAGCTCCGCCCTCGACGCGGTGTTCGAGCTGATGGTCCGCGCCGGGCGCCAGCTTCCCATGGTGAAGACCATGTTGATCCCGGAAGCGGTCGCCGACGGCGGCAGCCTCAGCCAGGAACTGCGCGATCTCTATGCCTATTGCAACGCGGTGATGGAGCCCTGGGACGGTCCGGCGGCGATCGCCGCCTATGGCGGGCGCTGGGTGCTGGGCGGCATGGACAGGAACGGTCTGCGCCCGATGCGCTATAGCATCACCGATAACGGTCTTCTCATTGCCGGGTCCGAGACCGGCATGGTCAAGATCAAGGACAAGAATATTATCGAGAAGGGCCGGCTCGATCCGGGCGAGATGATCGCCGTCGACCTGCTCGAAGGGAAGCTCTATCACGACGGGGAGCTCAAGGAGCACCTCGCCAACTCCCGCCCGTTCGGCAAGTGGATCAAGAAGAGCGTCAAGATCGACGGCCTGATCAAGAGCCATCACGAGGAGAAGGCCAGCCTCGAGCGCGACGAGCTGCGCCGCCGCCAGGTCGTCTCCGGCTGGTCGCTTGAGGAGATGGAGCTGATTCTGCAGCCGATGGCGGAAGGCGGCAAGGAAGCCATCGGTTCGATGGGCGACGACACGCCGCTCGCTGTTCTGTCCGAGAAATATCGCGGCCTGCACCATTTCTTCCGGCAGAACTTCAGCCAGGTCACCAATCCGCCGATCGACAGCCTGCGCGAGCGCCGGGTGATGACCCTGCGCACCCGCCTCGGCAATCTCGGCAACATCCTCGACGAAGCCGAAGAGCAGTGCGAGCACCTGCTGCTCGAATCTCCCGTGCTGTCGAACGCCGAATTCCAGGCGATGCGCGATTATATGGGCGATACGGCGGAGGAGATCGACTGCACCTTCGATGTCGAGGGCGGCGAGTCCGCTCTCGCGGAAGCCATCGACCGGATCCAGCGGGAGGCTGAGGACGCCGTTCGTGGCGGCTGCACGCATGTGATTCTTTCAGATAAGGAAATCTCCGCCACCCGCGCGGCGATCCCGATGATCCTCGCCACCGGTGCGGTACATTCCTATCTCGTGCGTCAGCAGCTCCGGACCTTCACCTCGGTGAATGTGCGCACCGGCGAGGCGCTGGACGTGCATTACTTCTGCGTACTGATCGGCGTCGGCGCGACCACCGTGAACGGCTATCTGGCACAGGAGGCAATCGCCGACCGCCATGCCCGCGGTCTCTTCGGCGACAAGCCGCTGGACGAATGTGTCGCCTCCTTCCGCAAGGCGATCCAGGACGGCATCCTGAAAGTGATGTCCAAGATGGGCATCTCCGTGCTGTCGTCCTATCGCGGCGGCTACAATTTCGAGGCGGTCGGGCTGTCCCGCTCGCTCGTCGCGCGCTTCTTCCCGGGCATGTCGTCGCGGATCTCCGGCCTTGGCCTTGCCGGTATCCAGAAGAAGGCTCTGGAGCAGCACCGCAAGGCGTTCGACGATACCGTGGTGACGCTGCCGGTCGGCGGACTCTACCGCTATCGCCGCCAGGGCGAGCGGCATGCCTTCGACGGACCGATGATGCATACCCTGCAGCATGCCGTTGCGACGGACAGCTATCACCTCTATCGCAAGTACGCGAACGAGATTTACGCCCAGAAGCCGATCAATCTCCGCGACCTGCTCGGCTTCAAGCCGACGGGCGAGGAAGTCGCGCTCGAGGACGTGTCCTCGATCACCGAGATCCGCAAACGTCTGGTGGCGCCGGGCATCTCCCTCGGCGCGCTCAGCCCGGAGGCACACGAGACCCTCTCCATCGCCATGAACCGGATCGGCGCCAAGTCGGATAGCGGCGAGGGCGGCGAGGATCCGGCGCGCTTCAAGCCGCGGGCGAACGGCGACAATCCGAGCTCCGCGATCAAGCAGGTCGCCTCCGGCCGCTTCGGCGTGACGGCGGAGTATCTCAACAACTGCCGCGAGCTGGAGATCAAGGTCGCCCAGGGCGCGAAGCCAGGAGAGGGCGGTCAGCTTCCGGGGATCAAGGTCAATTCCATGATCGCCAAGCTGCGGCATTCGACGGAAGGCGTCACCCTGATCTCGCCGCCGCCGCACCACGACATCTACTCGATCGAGGATCTGGCCCAGCTGATCTACGACCTGAAGCAGATCAACCCGGACGCCCGGGTCTGCGTGAAGCTCGTCGCCTCCTCCGGCATCGGCACCATCGCCGCCGGCGTCGCCAAGGCGAAGGCGGACACGATCCTGATCTCCGGCCATGGCGGCGGCACCGGCGCCAGCCCGCAGACCAGCATCAAATATGCCGGTATTCCGTGGGAAATGGGCCTCTCCGAGGTGCATCAGGTGCTGACCCTGAACCGGCTCCGCCACAAGGTCACGCTGCGCGTCGATGGCGGTTTCCGCACCGGCCGCGACGTGGTCATCGCCGCCATTCTCGGCGGCGAGGAGTTCGGTATCGGCACCGCCTCGCTGGTCGCGATGGGCTGCATCATGGTGCGCCAGTGCCACAGCAATACCTGCCCGGTCGGCGTCTGCACCCAGGACCAGAGCCTGCGCGCCAAGTTCGACGGCACGCCGGAGAAGGTGGTCAATCTGTTCTCCTTCATCGCCGAGGAAGTGCGCGAGATCCTGGCGGAACTCGGCGTGCGGAGCCTGGAAGAGGTGATCGGCCGGACCGACTTGCTGCATCAGGTCAGCCGCGGCGATCCGTCGCTCGACGATCTCGACCTCAACCCGATCCTGGTGCGCGCCGACAGCGGCGGGCTGCCGGTGATGAACGCGGTCGAGGGCCGGAACGAGGTGCCGGAGACGCTGGATGCGCAGATGATCAAGGATGCGCAGCCGGCGCTCGAAGGCGGCGAGAAGATGCAGCTCACCTACAATATCGCCAACACGCTGCGCGCCATCGGCACCAGCCTCAGCTCCCGGATCACCCGGAAATATGGGATGAGCGGATTGCAGCCGGGCCATATCACGGTCCGCCTGCGCGGCTCCGCCGGCCAGTCGCTCGGCGCCTTCGCGGTGCAGGGCCTGAAGCTGGAAGTGTTCGGCGATGCCAACGACTATGTCGGCAAGGGGCTCTCGGGCGGCTCCATCGTGATCCGCCAAATGACGGCAGCTCAGTTCGCCTCGAACGAGAACACCATCGTCGGCAATACCGTGCTTTACGGCGCGACCGCCGGTCAGCTCTTCGCGGCGGGTCAGGCGGGCGAACGTTTCGCCGTCCGCAATTCCGGCGCCGAGGCGGTGGTCGAGGGCTGCGGCTCCAACGGTTGCGAGTACATGACAGGCGGAACCGCCGTGCTGCTCGGCCGCGTGGGCGAGAATTTCGGTGCCGGCATGACCGGCGGCATGGCCTTCGTCTATGACAGCGACGGCAGTTTCGAGCGGAACGTCAATCCGGAATCCGTGATCTGGCAACGGATCGAGACCGACTATTGGGAAGCGTCCCTGAAGCGTTTGGTGCAGGAGCATGTGGAGCAGACCCAGTCGCGCTTCGCGGAGCGTCTGCTGATCAATTGGGCCCAGGAAGTCGGAGAGTTCTGGCAGGTCGTTCCGAAGGAAATGGTCTCCCGACTGCCGCAGCCGCTGAGCTATACGAGCCGGGAAAAGCGGGCTTGA
- a CDS encoding NAD(P)-dependent oxidoreductase, whose product MTTDRMLKFVHTAKRMPAKRAAEERRRDFGEIYDEFVEDHAQEQASRCSQCGVPYCQVHCPLSNNIPDWLMLTAEGRLEEAYEISSATNNFPEICGRICPQDRLCEGNCVIEKGFDSVTIGSVEKYITETAFEQGWVKPAKPVRERKESVGIIGGGPGGLAAAEQLRKRGYQVHVYDRYDRIGGLMIYGIPNFKLEKDVVQRRTRVLEESGITFHTGVDVGKDITVAELREKHDAVLVATGVYKTREMKCPGIGLGNVHQALDYLTASNRTGLGDKVPAFEDGSLDANGKDIVVIGGGDTAMDCVRTAIRQGAKSVKCVYRRDKANMPGSQREVQNAEEEGVEFMWLAAPEAFTGEGAVDGVRCHRIHLGVPDSTGRQAPQVVPDSSFTIPADMAILALGFDPEDLPELFGEKELKVSRWGTLSVDFTSMMTSLDGVFAAGDIVRGASLVVWAVRDGRDVADQIHAYIEQKASASLDLAS is encoded by the coding sequence ATGACCACCGATCGGATGCTGAAATTCGTCCACACGGCGAAGCGGATGCCCGCAAAGCGCGCGGCGGAAGAGCGCCGCCGGGATTTCGGCGAGATCTATGACGAGTTCGTGGAGGACCACGCGCAGGAGCAGGCAAGCCGCTGCTCGCAATGCGGCGTGCCCTATTGCCAGGTCCATTGCCCTCTTTCCAACAACATCCCCGATTGGCTGATGCTGACGGCGGAAGGGCGTCTGGAAGAGGCCTACGAGATTTCGAGCGCGACCAACAATTTCCCGGAGATCTGCGGCCGTATCTGCCCGCAGGACCGTCTCTGCGAAGGCAATTGCGTGATCGAGAAGGGATTCGACTCGGTCACCATCGGCTCTGTCGAGAAATATATCACCGAGACGGCCTTCGAGCAGGGCTGGGTGAAGCCGGCGAAGCCCGTGCGCGAGCGCAAGGAAAGCGTTGGCATTATCGGTGGCGGCCCAGGCGGGCTCGCGGCGGCCGAACAGCTCCGCAAACGCGGTTATCAGGTCCATGTTTACGATCGCTACGACCGTATCGGCGGCCTGATGATCTACGGTATTCCGAACTTCAAGCTTGAGAAGGATGTGGTGCAGCGCCGCACCCGGGTGCTGGAGGAGAGCGGAATTACCTTCCATACCGGTGTGGATGTCGGCAAGGACATCACCGTTGCCGAATTGCGCGAGAAGCACGACGCGGTGCTGGTCGCGACCGGCGTCTACAAGACGCGCGAGATGAAGTGCCCGGGCATCGGTCTTGGCAATGTTCATCAGGCGCTGGATTACCTCACCGCTTCCAACCGCACGGGTTTGGGCGACAAGGTGCCGGCCTTCGAGGACGGCAGTCTCGACGCCAACGGCAAGGATATTGTCGTGATCGGCGGCGGCGATACGGCGATGGACTGTGTCCGGACCGCGATCCGCCAGGGCGCGAAGTCGGTCAAATGCGTCTATCGCCGGGACAAGGCCAACATGCCGGGCTCCCAGCGCGAGGTGCAGAACGCCGAGGAAGAGGGTGTCGAGTTCATGTGGCTCGCCGCGCCCGAGGCCTTCACCGGCGAGGGAGCCGTCGATGGCGTGCGTTGTCACCGCATCCATCTCGGCGTGCCGGATTCCACCGGCCGTCAGGCGCCGCAGGTGGTGCCTGACAGCAGCTTCACCATTCCGGCTGACATGGCGATCCTCGCGCTCGGCTTCGACCCCGAGGACCTGCCGGAGCTGTTCGGCGAGAAGGAGCTGAAAGTGTCCCGCTGGGGGACGCTCTCTGTCGACTTCACGAGCATGATGACCAGCCTCGACGGCGTCTTCGCCGCCGGCGACATCGTGCGCGGGGCCTCGCTTGTCGTCTGGGCCGTCCGCGACGGCCGCGACGTGGCCGACCAGATCCATGCCTATATCGAGCAGAAGGCCTCCGCCTCGCTCGATCTCGCTTCCTGA
- a CDS encoding undecaprenyl-diphosphate phosphatase, producing MPILHLAILALVQGITEFLPISSSGHLVLVPFVMDWQDQGPLLDVAVHVGTLLAVMLYAWREIGLMLAGLWRLVRGRIDQGARLMLQVILASIPVVIAGYAVAKYAGGMFRSIEVIGWTTLGFGILLGLADRAGMTVRRLEHMSYGSALVIGLSQALALIPGTSRSGITMTFARLLGFERADAARFSLLLAIPAIAGAGTLSGIELWQSGDMTLTRDAFTAAGLAFVSALVAILLMMAWLRRAGFLPFVVYRILLGGILLYLVYAG from the coding sequence GTGCCGATCCTCCATCTGGCCATTCTCGCCCTCGTTCAGGGGATCACCGAATTCCTGCCCATTTCTTCCAGCGGACATCTGGTGCTCGTTCCCTTTGTCATGGATTGGCAGGACCAGGGACCGCTCCTCGACGTCGCCGTCCATGTCGGCACACTTCTCGCCGTCATGCTCTACGCCTGGCGCGAGATCGGCCTGATGCTCGCGGGGCTTTGGCGCCTTGTACGCGGCCGGATCGATCAGGGCGCCCGGCTCATGCTTCAGGTGATCCTCGCCTCGATCCCGGTCGTGATCGCCGGTTATGCCGTCGCGAAGTATGCCGGCGGCATGTTCCGCAGCATCGAGGTTATCGGCTGGACCACGCTCGGGTTCGGAATCCTGTTGGGCCTTGCCGACCGGGCCGGCATGACGGTACGGCGGCTCGAACACATGAGCTATGGCAGCGCACTCGTCATCGGCCTTTCCCAGGCGCTCGCACTCATCCCGGGCACCAGCCGCTCCGGAATCACCATGACTTTCGCCCGGCTGCTCGGGTTCGAGCGCGCGGACGCCGCCCGCTTCTCGCTCCTGCTGGCGATCCCGGCGATCGCCGGCGCCGGCACCCTTTCCGGCATCGAGCTCTGGCAGAGCGGTGACATGACTCTTACCCGCGACGCCTTCACCGCCGCCGGTCTCGCCTTCGTCTCCGCACTTGTCGCGATCCTGCTGATGATGGCCTGGCTCCGGCGGGCGGGGTTCCTGCCATTCGTCGTCTACCGTATCCTGCTCGGCGGGATCCTGCTCTATCTGGTTTATGCCGGTTGA